The Equus caballus isolate H_3958 breed thoroughbred chromosome 13, TB-T2T, whole genome shotgun sequence genome includes a window with the following:
- the CACNA1H gene encoding voltage-dependent T-type calcium channel subunit alpha-1H isoform X6, whose protein sequence is MTEGALAAGEVRVPLGAPAPGPAAAGASPASPGAPGREAERGSGPGTSPPESPAAERGAELGADEEQPVPYPALAATVFFCLGQTTRPRSWCLRLVCNPWFEHVSMLVIMLNCVTLGMFRPCEDVECRSERCSILEAFDDFIFAFFAVEMVIKMIALGLFGQKCYLGDTWNRLDFFIVMAGMMEYSLDGHNVSLSAIRTVRVLRPLRAINRVPSMRILVTLLLDTLPMLGNVLLLCFFVFFIFGIVGVQLWAGLLRNRCFLDSTFARNNNLTFLRPYYQTEEGEENPFICSSRRDNGMQKCSHIPSRRELRVECTLGWEAYGQPQAEGAGGAGRNACINWNQYYNVCRSGDSNPHNGAINFDNIGYAWIAIFQVITLEGWVDIMYYVMDAHSFYNFIYFILLIIVGSFFMINLCLVVIATQFSETKQRENQLMREQRARYLSNDSTLASFSEPGSCYEELLKYVGHIYRKVKRRSLRLYARWQSRWHKKVDPSSALHGQGPGRRPRRPGRRAASIHHLVYHHHHHHHHHYHFSHGSPRRPGHEPATGDTRLVRAGALPSPPSPGRGPPDTESVHSVYHADCHVEGPQERARAVHAAATAAGLKLATGLGAMNYPTILPSPAGGKGGASPGPKGKRASGPPGAGNHSPLSLSSSDPYEKIQHLVGEHGLGRSPSRLSGLSVPCPLPSPQAGTLTCELKNCPYCASALEDPEVELSDSEGGDSDSNAVYEFTQDVQHGDRRDPMQPPPAADAPGQGGPRRRAQRQAAPGEQGGLGRVWATFSGKLRRIVDSKYFNRGIMVAILTNTLSMGVEYHEQPDELTNALEISNIVFTSMFALEMLLKLLACGPLGYIRNPYNIFDGIIVIISVWEIIGQADGGLSVLRTFRLLRVLKLVRFMPALRRQLVVLMKTMDNVATFCMLLMLFIFIFSILGMHLFGCKFSLKTDTGDTVPDRKNFDSLLWAIVTVFQILTQEDWNVVLYNGMASTSSWAALYFVALMTFGNYVLFNLLVAILVEGFQAEGDANRSDTDEEKTSARLEEDFDKFRDLRATEMKMYSLAVTPNGHLEGRGSLPPPLIMRTAATPMPTPKSSPHLDVAHGLLDSRRGSSCSMDPQLGDQKSLSSLRSSPCTQLGPNSAWSSRRSSWNSLGRAPSLKRRSQCGERESLLSGEGKGSTDDEAEDSRPGAGTSPGTCATPLRRTESLDRRSTLDLRPPRPAALLPSKFHDCNGQVLALPSEFFLRIDSHKEDPAEFDDDMEDSCCSRLRKVLEPYEPEWCRRRDPWALYLFSPQNRFRLSCQKIIAHKLFDHVVLVFIFLNCITIALERPDIDPGSTERAFLSVSNYIFTAIFVAEMTVKVVALGLVSGEHTYLQSSWNVLDGLLVLVSLVDIVVAMASAGGAKILGILRVLRLLRTLRPLRVISRAPGLKLVVETLISSLRPIGNIVLICCAFFIIFGILGVQLFKGKFYYCEGADTRNISTKAECRAAHYRWVRRKYNFDNLGQALMSLFVLSSKDGWVNIMYDGLDAVGIDQQPVPNHNPWMLLYFISFLLIVSFFVLNMFVGVVVENFHKCRQHQEAEEARRREEKRRRRLERKRRSTFPNPEAQRRPYYADYSPARRSIHSLCTSHYLDLFITFIIGVNVITMSVEHYNQPKSLDEALKYCNYVFTIVFVLEAVLKLVAFGFRRFFKDRWNQLDLAIVLLSIMGITLEEIEMNAALPINPTIIRIMRVLRIARVLKLLKMATGMRALLDTVVQALPQVGNLGLLFMLLFFIYAALGVELFGRLECSEDNPCEGLSRHATFSNFGMAFLTLFRVSTGDNWNGIMKDTLRECAREDKHCLSYLPAVSPVYFVTFVLVAQFVLVNVVVAVLMKHLEESNKEAHEDAELDAELELEMAQGSPTHPQPVAQPSPGAGPDAPSLLVVRKVSVSRMLSLPNDSYMFRPVAPASAPHPHRLQEVEMETYVGSAPLGLVASAHSPPAESCAALQVPSAASSPARSSDRLHALPPHGIARSPSLSRLLCRQEAVPTDSLEGQVDSPRDSGPGWGEPGGKTPVRQASLGASLRTPPRSPRPPGIRIRRHTLGQRCVSSQPPAPSGEEAEAPDPADEEVSHITSSARSPSASPSPTPTARGVAGSEPDPHRLYGVDTQGFLDQPGRADEQRRPPVEQGSGDGRPEAGEGKARALEAELALGARRKKKMSPPCISVDPPAEEEGTARPPAAEGGSTTLRRRTPSCEAAPHRDSLEPTEGPGVDPAAKGERWGQASCRTELLTVPSFVFDAPLGVGGTGGDLFLDGGHDVSPEPRGSSSGATALPEPHRTEPPMSSGDPPEKGQGLHLQVPQSPPKKEGSPPGTPIPGDSVDEPV, encoded by the exons GCATGCGGATCCTGGTCACGCTGCTGCTGGACACGTTGCCCATGCTCGGGAACGTCCTGCTGCTCTGCTTCTTCGTCTTCTTCATCTTCGGTATCGTGGGCGTCCAGCTCTGGGCGGGCCTGCTGCGCAACCGCTGCTTCCTGGACAGCACCTTTGCCAG GAACAACAACCTCACCTTCCTGCGGCCGTACTACCAGACGGAGGAGGGCGAGGAGAACCCCTTCATCTGCTCCTCGCGCCGGGACAACGGCATGCAGAAGTGCTCGCACATCCCCAGCCGCCGAGAGCTGCGCGTGGAGTGCACGCTGGGCTGGGAGGCATACGGGCAGCCCCAGGCTGAGGGCGCGGGCGGCGCCGGCCGCAACGCCTGCATCAACTGGAACCAGTACTACAACGTCTGCCGCTCCGGGGACTCCAACCCCCACAACGGCGCCATCAATTTCGACAACATCGGCTATGCTTGGATCGCCATCTTCCAG GTGATCACGCTGGAGGGCTGGGTGGACATCATGTACTACGTCATGGACGCACACTCCTTCTACAACTTCATCTACTTCATCTTGCTCATCATT GTGGGCTCCTTCTTCATGATCAACCTGTGTCTGGTGGTGATCGCCACGCAGTTCTCGGAGACGAAGCAGCGGGAGAACCAGCTGATGCGGGAGCAGCGTGCCCGCTATCTGTCCAACGACAGCACGCTGGCCAGCTTCTCGGAGCCAGGCAGCTGCTACGAGGAGCTGCTCAAGTACGTGGGCCACATCTACCGCAAGGTCAAGCGGCGCAGCCTGCGCCTGTACGCCCGCTGGCAGAGCCGCTGGCACAAGAAGGTGGACCCCAGCAGTGCCCTGCATGGCCAGGGTCCCGGGCGCCGGCCCCGGCGGCCAGGCCGGCGCGCAGCCTCCATCCACCACCTGgtctaccaccatcaccaccaccaccaccaccactaccacttCAGCCACGGCAGCCCGCGCCGGCCCGGCCACGAGCCGGCCACCGGAGACACCAGGCTGGTGCGGGCCGGAGCGCTGCCCTCGCCGCCCTCGCCAGGCCGAGGGCCTCCTGACACTGAGTCCGTGCACAGCGTGTACCATGCAGACTGCCACGTGGAGGGGCCGCAGGAGAGAGCCCGGGCGGTGCATGCTGCAGCCACCGCTGCCGGCCTCAAGCTGGCCACAGGCCTGGGCGCCATGAACTACCCCACCATCCTGCCGTCACCGGCGGGCGGCAAAGGCGGAGCCAGCCCCGGGCCCAAGGGGAAGCGGGCCAGCGGACCACCAGGCGCGGGAAACCACAGCCCCCTGAGCTTGAGCAGCTCTGACCCCTATGAGAAGATCCAGCATTTGGTTGGGGAACACG GCCTGGGCCGGTCCCCCAGCCGCCTGTCAGGCCTGAGCgtgccctgccccctgcccagcccccaggcGGGCACGCTGACCTGCGAGCTGAAGAACTGCCCGTACTGCGCCAGCGCCCTGGAGGACCCCGAGGTGGAGCTCAGCGACTCGGAGGGCGGAGACTCAGACAGCAACGCCGTCTACGAGTTCACACAGGACGTGCAGCACGGGGACCGCCGTGACCCCATGCAGCCACCCCCAGCAGCAGATGCGCCCGGCCAGGGTGGCCCCCGGCGGCGGGCGCAGCGGCAGGCAGCCCCTGGCGAGCAGGGCGGGCTGGGCCGGGTCTGGGCCACCTTCAGCGGCAAGCTGCGCCGGATCGTAGACAGCAAGTACTTCAACCGCGGCATCATGGTGGCCATCCTCACCAACACGCTGAGCATGGGCGTCGAGTACCACGAGCAG CCCGACGAGCTGACCAACGCCCTGGAGATCAGCAACATCGTATTCACCAGCATGTTCGCCCTCGAGATGCTGCTGAAGCTGCTGGCCTGCGGCCCACTGGGTTACATCCGGAACCCCTACAACATCTTCGACggcatcatcgtcatcatcag CGTCTGGGAGATCATCGGGCAGGCGGACGGGGGCCTGTCGGTGCTGCGGACCTTCCGGCTGCTGCGGGTGCTGAAGCTGGTGCGCTTCATGCCCGCGCTGCGGCGTCAGCTGGTGGTGCTCATGAAGACCATGGACAACGTGGCCACGTTCTGCATGCTGCTCATgctcttcatcttcatcttcag cATCCTGGGCATGCACCTCTTTGGATGCAAGTTCAGCCTAAAGACAGACACTGGAGACACGGTCCCCGACAGGAAGAACTTTGACTCCCTGCTGTGGGCTATTGTCACCGTGTTCCAG ATCCTCACCCAGGAGGACTGGAACGTCGTTCTCTACAACGGCAtggcctccacctcctcctgggccGCACTCTACTTTGTGGCCTTGATGACTTTTGGCAACTACGTGCTCTTCAACCTGCTGGTGGCCATCCTGGTGGAGGGCTTCCAGGCTGAG GGTGACGCCAACAGATCTGACACAGATGAAGAGAAGACTTCTGCTCGCTTGGAGGAGGATTTCGACAAGTTCAGAGACCTGCGGGCcacgg AGATGAAGATGTACTCGCTGGCGGTGACCCCAAATGGGCACCTGGAGGGCCGAGgcagcctgccccctcccctcatcATGCGCACGGCGGCCACGCCCATGCCCACCCCCAAGAGCTCCCCGCACCTGGACGTGGCCCACGGTCTTCTGGACTCACGGCGTGGCAGCAGCTGCTCCATGGACCCCCAGCTGGGGGACCAGAAGTCTCTG tcCAGCCTCCGCAGCTCCCCCTGCACCCAGTTGGGCCCCAACAGCGCGTGGAGCAGCCGGCGTTCAAGCTGGAACAGCCTGGGGCGTGCGCCCAGCCTCAAGCGCCGGAGCCAATGTGGGGAGCGGGAGTCGCTGCTGTCCGGCGAGGGCAAGGGCAGCACAGATGACGAGGCCGAGGACAGCAGGCCCGGGGCGGGGACCTCACCGGGGACGTGTGCCACCCCACTGCGGCGCACCGAGTCCCTGGACCGCCGCAGCACACTGGACCTGCGGCCCCCACGGCCGGCCGCCCTACTGCCCAGCAAGTTCCATGACTGCAACGGGCAGGTGCTGGCCCTGCCCAGCGAGTTCTTCCTGCGCATCGACAGCCACAAGGAGGACCCGGCCGAGTTTGACGATGACATGGAGGAT AGCTGCTGCTCGCGGCTGCGCAAGGTGCTGGAGCCGTATGAGCCCGAGTGGTGTCGCCGCCGGGATCCCTGGGCCCTGTACCTCTTCTCCCCTCAGAACAG GTTCCGCCTCTCCTGCCAGAAGATCATCGCTCACAAGCTGTTCGATCACGTGGTCCTGGTCTTCATCTTCCTCAACTGCATCACCATCGCCCTGGAGAGGCCCGACATCGACCCCGGCAGCACC GAGCGCGCCTTTCTCAGCGTTTCCAACTACATCTTCACCGCGATCTTCGTAGCTGAGATGACGGTgaag GTGGTGGCCCTGGGCCTGGTCTCGGGTGAGCACACCTACCTGCAGAGCAGCTGGAACGTGCTGGACGGGCTGCTGGTCCTGGTGTCCCTGGTCGACATCGTCGTGGCCATGGCTTCGGCCGGCGGCGCCAAGATTCTTGGAATCCTGCGTGTGCTGCGCCTGCTGCGGACGCTCCGGCCTCTGAG GGTCATCAGTCGCGCTCCGGGCCTCAAGCTGGTGGTGGAGACTCTGATATCGTCGCTCAGGCCCATCGGCAACATCGTCCTCATCTGCTGCGCCTTCTTCATCATCTTCGGTATTCTGGGCGTGCAG CTCTTCAAGGGGAAGTTCTACTACTGCGAGGGCGCCGACACCAGGAACATCTCCACCAAGGCCGAGTGCCGGGCCGCGCACTACCGCTGGGTGCGGCGCAAGTACAACTTCGACAACCTCGGACAG GCGCTGATGTCCCTGTTCGTGCTCTCGTCCAAGGACGGCTGGGTGAACATCATGTACGACGGGCTGGACGCCGTGGGCATAGACCAGCAG CCCGTGCCCAACCACAACCCCTGGATGCTGCTCTACTTCATCTCCTTCCTGCTCATCGTCAGCTTCTTCGTGCTCAACATGTTCGTGGGCGTCGTGGTGGAGAACTTCCACAAGTGCCGGCAGCACCAGGAGGCGGAGGAGGCGCGGCGGCGCGAGGAGAAGCGGCGGCGGCGCCTGGAGAGGAAGCGCAGGA GCACTTTCCCCAACCCAG AAGCCCAGCGCAGGCCCTACTATGCCGACTACTCGCCCGCCCGTCGTTCCATCCACTCTCTGTGCACCAGCCACTACCTCGATCTCTTCATCACCTTCATCATTGGGGTCAACGTCATCACCATGTCCGTGGAGCACTACAACCAGCCCAAG TCGCTGGATGAGGCCCTCAAGTATTGCAACTACGTGTTCACCATCGTCTTCGTGCTCGAGGCCGTGCTGAAGCTGGTGGCATTTGGGTTCCGAAGGTTTTTCAAGGACAG GTGGAACCAGCTGGACCTCGCCATCGTCCTACTGTCCATCATGGGAATCACGCTGGAGGAGATTGAGATGAACGCGGCCCTGCCCATCAACCCCACCATTATTCGCATCATGCGCGTGCTGCGCATCGCCCGCG TGCTGAAGCTGCTCAAGATGGCCACGGGCATGCGGGCCCTGCTGGACACGGTGGTTCAAGCCCTGCCCCAGGTAG GCAACCTCGGCCTCCTTTTCATGCTCCTGTTTTTTATCTATGCTGCCCTGGGAGTGGAGCTGTTCGGGAGGCTCG AGTGCAGCGAGGACAACCCCTGTGAGGGCCTGAGCCGGCATGCCACCTTCTCCAACTTCGGCATGGCCTTCCTCACGCTCTTCCGTGTGTCCACGGGGGACAACTGGAATGGGATCATGAAG GACACGCTGCGGGAGTGCGCCCGCGAGGACAAGCACTGCCTCAGCTACCTGCCGGCCGTCTCGCCCGTCTACTTCGTCACCTTCGTGCTGGTGGCCCAGTTCGTGCTGGTCAACGTGGTGGTCGCCGTGCTCATGAAGCACCTGGAGGAGAGCAACAAGGAGGCCCACGAGGATGCCGAGCTGGATGCCGAGCTCGAGCTGGAGATGGCGCAGGggtcccccacccacccccagcccgtGGCCCAGCCGAGCCCGGGGGCCGGGCCAGATGCCCCCAGCCTCCTGGTCGTGCGTAAGGTGTCCGTGTCCAGGATGCTCTCGCTGCCCAATGACAGCTACATGTTCCGGCCTGTGGCACCCGCCTCGGCCCCTCACCCCCACCGGCTGCAGGAGGTGGAGATGGAAACCTACGTGGGCAGCGCCCCCTTGG GCCTGGTGGCTTCTGCGCACTCGCCGCCTGCAGAGTCCTGCGCTGCCCTGCAGGTCCCTTCGGCTGCGTCCTCCCCAGCCCGGAGTAGCGACCGTCTCCATGCCCTGCCCCCTCATGGCATAGCCCGCTCCCCCAGCCTCAGCCGGCTGCTCTGCAGACAG GAGGCCGTCCCCACCGACTCCCTGGAAGGGCAGGTCGACAGCCCCAGGGACAGCGGCCCTGGCTGGGGAGAGCCTGGTGGGAAGACCCCTGTGAGGCAGGCGTCCCTGGGGGCCTCCCTGCGGACACCACCCCGTTCCCCGCGGCCCCCTGGCATCCGCATCCGCAGGCACACTCTGGGACAGCGCTGCGTCTCCAGCCAGCCACCGGCCCCCAGTGGGGAGGAGGCCGAGGCCCCAGACCCAGCCGACGAAGAGGTCAGCCACATCACCAGCTCGGCCCGCAGCCCCTCCGCCTCGCCCTCGCCCACGCCCACTGCTCGTGGAGTGGCGGGCAGTGAGCCGGACCCGCACAGGCTTTACGGTGTCGACACCCAGGGCTTCCTGGACCAGCCAGGCCGGGCGGACGAGCAGAGGCGGCCCCCAGTGGAGCAGGGCAGTGGGGACGGCCGCCCGGAGGCCGGGGAGGGGAAGGCCCGAGCCCTGGAGGCTGAGCTGGCCCTGGGGGCGCGCAGGAAGAAGAAGATGAGCCCCCCCTGCATCTCCGTAGACCCCCCTGCAGAGGAGGAGGGCACAGCCCGGCCCCCCGCAGCGGAGGGCGGCAGCACCACCCTGCGGCGGAGGACGCCGTCCTGTGAGGCTGCGCCCCACAGGGACTCCCTGGAGCCCACAGAGGGCCCGGGGGTGGACCCTGCTGCCAAGGGGGAGCGGTGGGGCCAGGCCTCCTGCCGCACGGAGCTCCTGACTGTCCCCAGCTTTGTCTTCGACGCCCCTCTGGGCGTCGGGGGCACCGGCGGGGACCTGTTCTTGGATGGTGGTCACGATGTGTCTCCAGAGCCCAGAGGTTCCTCCTCGGGGGCCACAGCACTTCCCGAACCCCACAGAACAGAGCCTCCTATGTCCTCCGGTGACCCCCCAGAGAAGGGGCAGGGGCTGCACCTCCAAgtgccccaaagccccccaaagAAAGAGGGGTCCCCCCCAGGCACCCCCATCCCTGGTGACAGCGTGGACGAGCCCGTGTAG